A window from Sulfurimonas sp. C5 encodes these proteins:
- the def gene encoding peptide deformylase yields MNLTIVEYPDKRLREISKEVKAFDEALHNLLDAMYPKMIETNGIGLAAIQVAQPLRVLILNIPDEEGNQPDENLLEIVNPVIIEKAGETTYQEGCLSVPQFYEDVKRHETIKINYQDRHGNTNILEADGLLAIAIQHEMDHLEGILFIDKLSYARRKKFEKEYKRLQKERKGQ; encoded by the coding sequence ATGAATTTAACTATTGTTGAATATCCGGATAAAAGACTGCGTGAAATCTCAAAAGAGGTGAAAGCTTTTGATGAAGCACTTCATAATCTTTTAGATGCAATGTATCCTAAAATGATTGAAACAAATGGTATTGGATTAGCAGCAATTCAAGTAGCACAGCCTCTCCGCGTATTGATTTTAAATATTCCTGATGAAGAGGGAAATCAGCCGGATGAGAATTTATTAGAGATAGTTAATCCTGTTATCATCGAAAAAGCGGGAGAGACAACTTACCAAGAAGGCTGTTTAAGTGTCCCTCAGTTTTACGAAGATGTAAAAAGACATGAAACTATCAAGATTAACTATCAAGATCGACATGGAAACACAAATATCCTAGAAGCTGACGGTTTGTTGGCAATTGCGATCCAGCACGAGATGGATCATTTAGAGGGGATATTGTTTATTGATAAACTCTCATACGCTAGACGTAAAAAATTTGAAAAAGAGTATAAACGACTACAAAAAGAGCGTAAAGGACAATAA